The DNA region AGGCATAGTATGCGGTTTGGATTGTTGCTTTTTCACACCCCACCTCACCAGCAGCTTCCCTGCCCAGTTCCTCTATTCTCTGAATCTCTACTCCTCAAATCCTACCCCCACTACATCATTATTGCAGGTCCAGACACTGGGATAACTGGGAGAGCTACCAGAGCCCCGGGGTCTCAGAGAAGATCCAAAGAAAAGGAAGCTGCAGAGGGACTTTTGTGTATCAAGCcctgaatatatgaaaatcactAAGCACTTTCCTCTCTATCCCATTTGGAGGGTCCTTCTCCTGGGATGAGAGTGGGCGAGTGCTGATGGAAGACAACTGATGCTGAATAAGTCCCCTATGATCTCCATGATTTTGCTCAACTCAAGAGCTGTACATGATGTATAATGGACTGAACTTCCTGATCCTACCTATGTGGCTCTGGAGGCTCAATCTTGATCCTTCCTCTCTCAGTCCATCTGGAGTGAGAATGGACATTCCTGTCCAGAGGATACCTAATTTAGGGCATTCCCAAGATTAGGAAGGGGAACTAGGAGTAACTGTAAGGGAAGTGGTGGTAGATTATCAAGAGTCATCATTTAGACCCACAAAGAATCCATTTATTTTCCAGAACAAGGGGAAATCCAAGGAGACTCGGGAGAAAAGAAGACTGATTATAATAGATCTGGTGTGTTGAATATTATTCCTGGTGCTTTGGGCAAATAGAAGGAAACAACATGAAGGCGGTTCCTTCCTTAAAAGCTGAGACTGTAATGGTggtgatgaggaggaggaggaggaggtagcTAAGGGTACTCCTCCTCACATCAGCAGGAATAGGGAGTCAAAATGCACAGGAAGTGCTTGGGCCTTTCCATTCtattaagtgttatttctagtgAGAAGGAGCAAGAGGCCTAGATCTgaattctggtttatttcataGGATAAATTTATACCATGCTCCCTATCTCTGAGACTACCTGTTTTGGAGGCTTGTGCCAGGCTCTACTTGAAACAGAACAAGGTGACCAAAGACAGCAGGTGTGAGAAGAGATCTGGCTCCTGTGAAGATGATCAAAGATTTAGAAAAAGTTGGAACCTTAAATGCTGGGGAAAGCTGGAGGAAGGAGAGTAAACAGGTAGAAGGAGAATTACCTAGTAACTCACTATTTTTGTAAATTATCTGGTAGAGTAGGGTAAATGGCTTAGGGAATGGATTCAGTTCAGTAAGGCCTGATAGCACCATCCTACAGGGAAAGACAGtaggcactgtgctgggcacCAGAGACACAGAAGTCAGCAAGACAAGCATGGGAACAGTAAGGAAGAATTGGAAAACTCAGACTGAGGAGTACAAATTGCCCAGGTCCCCTCGCTCCTGCCCTTTCTACCCAAGGCTGCTGACTCCTTCCACAGACACCCTTTGCTGATGCTATGCCCCTCTCTCCCATCAGCGGACCCTGCAGTGCAGACAGATGGCAGCCCTCTCTGCTGCCATTTCCACTTCAGCCCCAAGGTGATGTTCACGAAGGTACTGAAGGCCCAGCTATGGGTGTATCTACGGCCCGTGCCCCGCCCTGCCACAGTCTACTTGCAGATCTTGCGACTGAAACCCCTAACTGGGGAAGGGACTgcggggggagggggcggaggCCGGCGTCATATCCGAATCCGCTCACTCAAGATCGAACTGCACTCACGCTCAGGCCACTGGCAAAGCATCGACTTCAAGCAGGTGCTGCACAGCTGGTTCCGCCAACCGCAGAGCAACTGGGGCATCGAGATCAACGCCTTTGACCCCAGTGGCACAGACTTGGCTGTCACCTCCCTCGGGCCAGGAGCTGAGGGGCTGGTGAGCAGGGGActgaggtggtggtggtagcagaTAAATATAACCTGGCCCTGAGGAGGTGGGGATATTGAAGGGAGACCAAGAATGTGAAGAGGGTTGGGAACCAGCATCATTTCTCTGTGGCCAGGAGCTCATTCTAGAGGAGGACGgtggggggggttgggggtgggcaggtATCACTTTTCAGGGTTCTAAGCCAGGCAACAACTGAACACTGGATTTGGGGTTAGGATGTCAGTTAATGGGAGATCCGTGGGAACAACAAATTGGCTGTTGATGAGGCCCTGGGCCAAGATGCTGATGAGGGTCAGGTTGCCAGCAAAGGAAGAATTAGGGAAGGTGAGTTGAAGGAAGAGATGGGTACCTGGCAAGAAAAGTGGGCAGAAGACGTGGGCTGGGAGTGGGAGCAGTGGAAAAGCTGAGATGTCAACAGTCTGTGTTCTGCTGCCCCCGCTGAGGCAAGTGAGAAAGGAACAGGGAAGGGAACAGCAGCTGTTCAGGCCATGTTacatctttctctcctttctcccaccTCAGCATCCTTTTATGGAGCTGCGAGTCCTTGAAAACACAAAACGGTCCCGGCGGAACCTGGGCCTGGACTGTGATGAGCACTCAAGCGAGTCCCGCTGCTGCCGATATCCCCTCACAGTGGACTTTGAGGCTTTTGGCTGGGACTGGATCATTGCGCCTAAGCGCTACAAGGCCAACTACTGCTCCGGCCAGTGCGAGTACATGTTCATGCAAAAGTATCCACATACCCACTTGGTGCAACAGGCCAATCCAAGAGGCTCTGCTGGGCCCTGCTGTACTCCCACCAAGATGTCCCCAATCAACATGCTCTACTTCAATGACAAGCAGCAGATTATCTACGGCAAGATCCCTGGCATGGTGGTGGATCGCTGTGGCTGCTCCTAAGGTGGGGGACAGAAATGCCTCTCCCACAGACCCTACCCCTAGACCCCTAGTCCTGACCCCCAGTCCCCCAGGCCCCAGAGCTCCCTCCACCTCTTCCCATGAACATCACACCTTGTTCCCTGCCCAAGCAGTGCAATACAACAGAGGGAGGCAGGTGGTAAGGGAGGGGTTGAGAGGTTTGGGGGAGAGGGTCAGGAGGGGGCACGGTCAGGGAGGGGAGTATTTGAGGTTTGCAGGTGAGAAGGTTTGATGAGAAGACAGGTACAGAGACAGAGGTAGAGACAGAGGGATATAAAAAGAGGGACAAAAAGAGCAGCAGTGAGAAGGCAAAGGGATAGAGATGCAGAAGAGACAGGGACTTAGGCAGAGACAAACAATGAGAAAGAGACTGAAATGTAGTAGTAAGAGAAAGCCCCACACCAAGCCTCCTTTCTTCCACTGGCAACATGAGGCATTTGGTGTATAGTTTGGGGAAATCCCCTGACTACCATTTTCAGTAAGAGAGGAAATCAAAAATCCATACTTaacttcttccctctcttcctccaaCAATGGCCAGGGGAAGAGAAGTGAGGGCAGGGGAGAAAGTAAggattttggaattttatttatttatttattgtgacttttcattttttggtatttgGCTTTACTGAAATAGGAGGGCCCCTGCCCACTGTGCCCCACTTGTCCCTTATTCCCCAAACCTTCTCCCCCAATACCCACCCTCTTAAGCACTTGTATAAAGCCTTGGGGTTGGGAATAGGAGTTGAGGGCAAGAGGGCTGACACATGGAAGTTTCCAACCCATAATCACCCAACTCAACCTTCCTGAGCCAGACACGTTGAACTAAATCCAGCGGCCATGGAAATAGTAAGAGGTTAGGGTTTAGGAGCTAGCGGAAAGGGGCAGCCCTCAATATCCAGGATCTATATAATGAGAGCCACTAAACCAACCCTTAGGCCTGCCCTTATAGTACTGAGTTATTTAACCTGAGGGTGTGGACTGCTTATGCCCAAATTCCCCTCAGCCAAGAGAGAGACCAAAGAGCCTGTGGAATGCCCCTGCTCCCAGCCTCTATCTTCAGgtcaagaaaaaggagagagtaTAGAGATCCCAGAGTCCACTGGGTCTGGGTAAAGTTTAGAGGGGTCAAGAAAGGAGTATTCAGGAGGCTGAAGGTTACAGGGCATTTGAATCCAAATCACTGTTCTGAGCTAGGGAATAGATACAGCAGACCAAGGAAGAAGGGATTCTGGAGGGGGGACATTTTAGTTCCCCAACCCCGAAGCTCAGGGTGGAAGGAGGGAGAACAAGGGAGCAGAGTGtctataattatttttgtcttttatttttggaatCTAGCAGTACCTGGAAACAGGGAGGGGACAATACAGTAGGGAGAAAACCTGACAAGGCCAGTTAGAACAGAGGATGGGAAGGATGGAGACTCCCTGGTTTGGAAGGCTAGGAAGCAGGCACTCCAATCACTAGCTGGGCCTGTTCACTCCTCCCATAATCCTGACCCATTCTCCTCTGGActcactgtgcctcagtttcttcccctCGATGGAATGAAAATAACAGCACCCGCCACAGCAAAGAGATGAATTCTGAGCACTTACCACGGGCACTTTATGGACATAAAATACCTCTCGCTGTGGGACAGATAACCAGGGCACCAGAGTAGTGGTGAAGAGATGTGAGGCGTAGAGGAGTCACAGGCTTCAGAGTACAAATTTCCTTTCTGCCTCCCAGCTGGACAGTGCCTGAAGCCAAGGAGTTGAGGAAAGTCTCTGATCCACACCCTATCCATACTTCACCACCAGACCTCTAGGCTTCAAGCAAAAGCCTAGAGAATGtgagaaggaaggggaaaaaccCTTCAACAAAATTGTCACTCTAAATAGTGTCAGCAGATATGAGTCTGATATACTGAACTAAGGTAAAGCCCGAGCTGGAGAGCTGACCAGGAAGGCTTGTTCTTTTCCAAAGCATGACTCTCCTGCTGACCCAGGCAGTGGAAGGGGCAAAGGTATGTGACCAGCCTAGAAAGATGATGTTGGTGAGCTTTAGCACCTTATTCCCATTCCCATAGTGAGAAAGTAAGATAAGGTGTTTCCGTAGAGGAATGGGCAGGGGCTGCCAAGCTTTTCAGCTCACC from Tamandua tetradactyla isolate mTamTet1 chromosome 7, mTamTet1.pri, whole genome shotgun sequence includes:
- the GDF11 gene encoding growth/differentiation factor 11 gives rise to the protein MVLAAPLLLGFLLLALELRPRGEAAEGPAAVAAAVAVAAGAGGERSSRPAPSVAPEPDGCPVCVWRQHSRELRLESIKSQILSKLRLKEAPNISREVVKQLLPKAPPLQQILDLHDFQGDALQPEDFLEEDEYHATTETVISMAQETDPAVQTDGSPLCCHFHFSPKVMFTKVLKAQLWVYLRPVPRPATVYLQILRLKPLTGEGTAGGGGGGRRHIRIRSLKIELHSRSGHWQSIDFKQVLHSWFRQPQSNWGIEINAFDPSGTDLAVTSLGPGAEGLHPFMELRVLENTKRSRRNLGLDCDEHSSESRCCRYPLTVDFEAFGWDWIIAPKRYKANYCSGQCEYMFMQKYPHTHLVQQANPRGSAGPCCTPTKMSPINMLYFNDKQQIIYGKIPGMVVDRCGCS